A part of Jiangella alba genomic DNA contains:
- a CDS encoding phosphodiester glycosidase family protein, which yields MLNRRDRAALAAAVLLTGGLLVVPAAAAVEPDDLTRPGESVLADTGRQAIAPGMELTTFSRLEDGGWNAGSVLEVDLDSGVTLDYQYSGEVTTTATVRSLAEASGATAAINGDFYDINNSNAPLGAGVSRDEGVVTGPTAGHENALAVSSSGAAALAQVFLEGTAVTGDGVSLRLAGVNTFALPADGVGVFTSQWGGYTRANTVGAATNRAEVTVVDGVVTAVGTTLGAGPIAPGTVVLVGRDAGAASLLALAPGDTVDVSYAPRSDLEDVVVAVGGNHLLVDDGVQRSFTDTEPAARTAIGLSEDGRTMYLVSLDGKQAHSRGMTLTEFAELMADLGAYDALNIDGGGSSTLVVRDPGTDDHTVVNSPSDGGERSVANGLALFAAEGSGELDGFRVLAGDEENTDRVFPGLTRTVEARGHDETFAPVEARPRWTTSDRRVASVLRGATPDTAVVTGIAPGDADVRADLRGSAGALGITVLGELRRLEPTATLLPLAGAGSTGSLALTGYDIDGYRAPIEPADVTVTGGEGVVELVPDGAGFSVRPLVETGSALVTLTAAGVSTSVAVTVGLTEEPAATFGDAASWTVSFARATGTIAPAQGPDGRDGIRLTYDFTGPNTRAAYAAPPAQFTLPGQPQTIKAWVNGDGQGTWIRMRVYDPNGTLLTLNGGYTTFTGWQQLTFPVPAGTQYPLRFRDVYAVEASGARSYTGTTAFSDITVEIAPEVELPATERFADPVIVTNGSADDAGQRIAVMSDSQFVGRDPDSDIVQAARRTLREIVAEDPDALVINGDLVDEAAPVDFDLARRVLDEELAGVDFPWYYVPGNHEVQGGPIGNFIDEFGATQHTADLATDDGTTRVITLNSAFGTLRGGGFAQLAELRRALDEAAADDDVTGVLVFAHHPPNDPLPTANSQLADRREAAMLETWLAGFEASSDKSAAFVGAHAGVFDAGSVDGVPFLVNGNSGKGPASTPDNGGFTGWTLLGLDPAFGDRGDDDAWLTAEVRARVDAIALTAPATLAPGATGAVSATVEQDGTRTVPVRWPMSAQWGGTAVHVGPADTAPRWAVVAVDPAAGTVQGLRPGAATVSVTVNGETATRQIDVA from the coding sequence GTGCTGAATCGACGTGATCGCGCCGCCCTCGCCGCCGCCGTACTACTGACCGGCGGCCTGCTCGTCGTCCCGGCGGCCGCCGCCGTCGAACCGGACGACCTCACGCGCCCAGGCGAGTCGGTGCTGGCCGACACCGGCCGGCAGGCCATCGCACCGGGGATGGAGCTGACGACGTTCTCCCGGCTGGAGGACGGCGGCTGGAACGCCGGCAGCGTCCTCGAGGTCGACCTCGACTCCGGCGTCACGCTCGACTACCAGTACTCCGGCGAGGTGACGACGACCGCCACCGTCCGGTCGCTGGCCGAGGCGAGCGGCGCGACGGCCGCGATCAACGGCGACTTCTACGACATCAACAACTCCAACGCGCCGCTCGGCGCCGGCGTGAGCCGCGACGAGGGCGTGGTCACCGGCCCGACCGCCGGCCACGAGAACGCGCTCGCCGTGTCCAGCAGCGGCGCCGCCGCGCTCGCCCAGGTGTTCCTGGAGGGCACCGCGGTCACCGGCGACGGCGTCAGCCTCCGGCTCGCGGGCGTGAACACGTTCGCCCTGCCCGCGGACGGCGTCGGCGTCTTCACGTCGCAGTGGGGCGGTTACACGCGGGCGAACACCGTCGGCGCCGCCACGAACCGGGCCGAGGTCACCGTCGTCGACGGCGTGGTGACGGCGGTCGGCACGACGCTGGGCGCCGGGCCGATCGCGCCGGGCACCGTCGTGCTGGTCGGCCGCGACGCCGGCGCCGCGTCGCTGCTCGCACTGGCGCCCGGCGACACCGTCGACGTCTCCTATGCGCCGCGCTCGGACCTCGAGGACGTCGTCGTCGCGGTCGGCGGCAACCACCTGCTGGTCGACGACGGCGTGCAGCGGAGCTTCACCGACACCGAGCCGGCCGCGCGCACGGCCATCGGGCTGTCCGAGGACGGCCGCACCATGTATCTGGTGTCCCTCGACGGCAAGCAGGCCCACTCGCGCGGCATGACGCTGACCGAGTTCGCCGAGCTGATGGCCGACCTCGGCGCCTACGACGCCTTGAACATCGACGGCGGTGGCTCGTCCACGCTCGTGGTCCGCGACCCGGGCACCGACGACCACACCGTCGTCAACAGCCCTTCCGACGGCGGCGAGCGCTCGGTCGCCAACGGCCTGGCGCTGTTCGCGGCCGAGGGCTCCGGCGAGCTGGACGGCTTCCGCGTCCTCGCCGGCGACGAGGAGAACACCGACCGCGTCTTCCCCGGGCTCACCCGCACCGTCGAGGCGCGCGGTCACGACGAGACGTTCGCGCCGGTCGAGGCGCGGCCGCGGTGGACGACGTCGGACCGGCGGGTCGCGTCGGTGCTGCGCGGCGCCACCCCTGACACCGCCGTCGTCACCGGCATCGCGCCGGGCGACGCGGACGTGCGGGCCGACCTGCGCGGCTCGGCGGGCGCGCTGGGCATCACGGTGCTCGGCGAGCTGCGGCGGCTGGAGCCGACCGCCACGCTGCTCCCGCTGGCCGGCGCCGGCAGCACCGGGAGCCTCGCGCTCACCGGCTACGACATCGACGGCTACCGGGCACCGATCGAGCCGGCCGACGTCACCGTCACCGGCGGCGAGGGCGTCGTCGAGCTGGTGCCCGACGGCGCCGGGTTCAGCGTGCGGCCGCTGGTCGAGACCGGCTCGGCGCTGGTCACGCTGACCGCGGCCGGGGTGAGCACCAGCGTCGCCGTCACCGTCGGACTGACCGAGGAGCCGGCCGCGACCTTCGGCGACGCCGCGAGCTGGACCGTCAGCTTCGCCCGCGCCACCGGCACGATCGCACCGGCGCAGGGCCCGGACGGCCGCGACGGCATCAGGCTGACGTACGACTTCACCGGGCCGAACACCCGGGCCGCGTACGCCGCGCCGCCGGCCCAGTTCACCCTGCCCGGCCAGCCGCAGACCATCAAGGCGTGGGTGAACGGCGACGGCCAGGGCACCTGGATCCGGATGCGCGTCTACGACCCCAACGGCACGCTGCTCACGCTCAACGGCGGCTACACCACGTTCACCGGCTGGCAGCAGCTCACCTTCCCGGTCCCGGCCGGCACGCAATACCCCTTGCGGTTCCGCGACGTCTACGCGGTGGAGGCCTCCGGCGCGCGCAGCTACACCGGCACGACGGCGTTCAGCGACATCACGGTCGAGATCGCGCCCGAGGTCGAGCTGCCGGCCACCGAGCGGTTCGCCGACCCCGTCATCGTCACCAACGGCAGCGCCGACGACGCCGGCCAGCGCATCGCCGTCATGAGCGACTCCCAGTTCGTCGGGCGCGACCCTGACAGCGACATCGTCCAGGCCGCGCGCCGGACGCTGCGCGAGATCGTCGCCGAGGACCCGGACGCCCTGGTCATCAACGGCGACCTCGTCGACGAGGCGGCCCCGGTCGACTTCGACCTCGCCCGCCGGGTGCTGGACGAGGAGCTGGCCGGCGTCGACTTCCCCTGGTACTACGTGCCCGGCAACCACGAGGTGCAGGGCGGCCCGATCGGCAACTTCATCGACGAGTTCGGCGCCACCCAGCACACCGCCGATCTCGCCACGGACGACGGCACGACCCGCGTCATCACGCTGAACTCCGCGTTCGGGACGCTGCGCGGCGGCGGGTTCGCGCAGCTCGCCGAGCTGCGGCGGGCGCTGGACGAGGCCGCGGCGGACGACGACGTCACCGGGGTGCTGGTCTTCGCGCACCACCCGCCGAACGACCCGCTGCCGACGGCGAACAGCCAGCTGGCGGATCGACGCGAGGCCGCGATGCTGGAGACGTGGCTGGCCGGCTTCGAGGCGTCCAGCGACAAGTCCGCGGCGTTCGTCGGCGCCCACGCGGGCGTGTTCGACGCCGGCTCCGTCGACGGCGTCCCGTTCCTCGTCAACGGCAACTCCGGCAAGGGTCCGGCGTCCACCCCGGACAACGGCGGGTTCACCGGCTGGACGCTGCTCGGCCTGGACCCGGCCTTCGGCGACCGGGGCGACGACGACGCCTGGCTGACGGCCGAGGTGCGGGCCCGGGTCGACGCGATCGCGCTGACGGCTCCGGCGACGCTGGCGCCGGGCGCGACCGGCGCAGTGTCGGCGACGGTCGAGCAGGACGGCACGCGGACGGTCCCGGTGCGGTGGCCGATGTCGGCGCAGTGGGGCGGCACCGCCGTCCACGTCGGCCCGGCGGACACGGCGCCGCGCTGGGCCGTCGTCGCCGTCGACCCGGCGGCCGGCACGGTCCAGGGGCTGCGGCCGGGCGCCGCCACCGTCAGCGTCACGGTGAACGGGGAGACCGCGACCCGGCAGATCGACGTCGCCTGA
- a CDS encoding ABC-F family ATP-binding cassette domain-containing protein has translation MAPRNLINLESASLAYGTRFILDGVSLGVADGDRVGVVGRNGSGKSTLLRVLAGLEQVDSGRVSRTGGLRIGRLGQGDELDPAATIGQTVIGDRATHEWAGDARLRDVLAHLVPGLSMDALVGPLSGGERRRVALARLLMGDDDLVLLDEPTNHLDVEAIDWLSRHLAAGNRSLVMVTHDRWLLDTVATTTWEVTDGAVHAYEGGYAEYVLARAERVRLAAADESRRQNLLRKELAWLRRGPPARTSKPRFRIAAANALIENEPPARDRYELAKLATTRLGKSVFDAEDVTVSLGGRTLLDHVTWRLGPGDRAGIVGVNGAGKTTLLRLLDGSLAPDSGRVKIGRTVAVAHLDQEVVDLDPSARVLETVEEVRREVQLGGGDTVTAGQLLERFGFAGQRQWTVVGDLSGGERRRLQLLRLLMGEPNVLLLDEPTNDLDVETLNVLEDVLDGWAGSLVVVSHDRWFLERVTDAVWALLGDGQVVQLPRGVDQYLELRREQVEQAAAPVTRARSGDSRATRKEIARVERDLEKLERREKTLHEQIADNATDHEKVLALDTELRSVHDERASLEERWLELADELG, from the coding sequence ATGGCGCCCCGTAACCTCATCAACCTCGAGTCGGCCTCGCTGGCCTACGGCACCCGGTTCATCCTCGACGGGGTCTCGCTCGGTGTCGCCGACGGCGACCGCGTGGGCGTCGTGGGCCGCAACGGCAGCGGCAAGTCCACGCTGCTGCGGGTGCTGGCCGGGCTCGAACAGGTCGACTCCGGCCGGGTCAGCCGCACCGGCGGTCTGCGCATCGGCCGGCTCGGCCAGGGCGACGAACTCGACCCCGCCGCGACCATCGGCCAGACCGTCATCGGCGACCGCGCGACGCACGAGTGGGCCGGCGACGCCCGCCTCCGCGACGTGCTGGCGCACCTGGTGCCCGGCCTGTCGATGGACGCGCTGGTCGGCCCGCTGTCCGGCGGCGAGCGCCGCCGGGTCGCGCTGGCCCGCCTGCTCATGGGCGACGACGACCTCGTGCTGCTGGACGAGCCCACCAACCACCTGGACGTCGAGGCGATCGACTGGCTGTCCAGGCACCTCGCCGCGGGCAACCGGTCTCTCGTCATGGTGACGCACGACCGGTGGCTGCTCGACACCGTCGCCACCACCACGTGGGAGGTCACCGACGGCGCCGTCCACGCGTACGAGGGCGGCTACGCCGAGTACGTCCTGGCCCGGGCCGAACGGGTCCGGCTGGCCGCCGCCGACGAGTCGCGGCGGCAGAACCTGCTGCGCAAGGAGCTGGCCTGGCTGCGCCGCGGGCCGCCCGCGCGGACGTCCAAGCCGCGCTTCCGCATCGCCGCCGCCAACGCCCTGATCGAGAACGAACCGCCCGCCCGCGACCGGTACGAGCTGGCCAAGCTGGCGACGACGCGGCTGGGCAAGAGCGTGTTCGACGCCGAGGACGTCACCGTGTCGCTCGGCGGCCGGACCCTGCTCGACCACGTCACGTGGCGGCTCGGCCCCGGCGACCGCGCCGGCATCGTCGGCGTCAACGGCGCCGGCAAGACGACGCTGCTGCGGCTGCTCGACGGCTCGCTCGCGCCCGACTCCGGCCGGGTGAAGATCGGCCGCACCGTCGCCGTCGCCCACCTCGACCAGGAGGTCGTCGACCTCGACCCGTCGGCCCGCGTGCTCGAGACGGTCGAGGAGGTCCGCCGCGAGGTACAGCTGGGCGGCGGCGACACCGTCACGGCGGGGCAGCTGCTGGAGCGGTTCGGGTTCGCCGGCCAGCGCCAGTGGACCGTCGTCGGCGACCTCTCCGGTGGCGAGCGGCGCCGGCTGCAGCTGCTGCGGCTGCTGATGGGCGAGCCGAACGTGCTGCTGCTGGACGAGCCGACCAACGACCTCGACGTCGAGACGCTCAACGTCCTCGAGGACGTCCTGGACGGCTGGGCCGGCTCGCTGGTGGTCGTCAGCCACGACCGGTGGTTCCTCGAGCGCGTCACCGACGCCGTCTGGGCGCTCCTGGGCGACGGCCAGGTCGTCCAGCTCCCGCGCGGGGTCGACCAGTACCTCGAGCTGCGCCGCGAGCAGGTCGAGCAGGCCGCCGCGCCGGTCACCCGGGCCCGTTCCGGCGACAGCCGCGCCACCCGCAAAGAGATCGCCCGCGTCGAGCGCGACCTCGAGAAGCTGGAGCGGCGCGAGAAGACGCTGCACGAGCAGATCGCCGACAACGCGACCGACCACGAGAAGGTGCTCGCGCTCGACACCGAGCTGCGGTCGGTGCACGACGAGCGGGCCTCGCTGGAAGAGCGCTGGCTGGAACTGGCCGACGAACTCGGCTAG
- a CDS encoding cobalamin B12-binding domain-containing protein, protein MADGRPLRVVVAKPGLDGHDRGAKVVARALRDAGVEVIYTGLHQTPEQIVEAAIQEDADAVGLSILSGAHMTLFKRVLELLAERDARDIVVFGGGIIPGADIPLLTELGVARVFTPGASTQEIIEWVDTLRDRAQAS, encoded by the coding sequence ATGGCGGACGGACGTCCCCTGCGCGTCGTGGTCGCGAAGCCCGGTCTCGACGGGCACGATCGCGGCGCCAAGGTGGTGGCACGTGCGCTGCGTGACGCCGGTGTCGAGGTCATCTACACCGGGCTGCACCAGACGCCCGAGCAGATCGTCGAGGCCGCCATCCAGGAGGACGCCGACGCCGTCGGGCTGTCCATCCTGTCCGGCGCGCACATGACGCTGTTCAAGCGGGTGCTCGAACTGCTGGCCGAGCGCGACGCCCGCGACATCGTGGTGTTCGGCGGGGGCATCATCCCCGGCGCCGACATCCCGCTGCTGACGGAGCTGGGCGTCGCCCGGGTGTTCACCCCGGGAGCCTCGACCCAGGAGATCATCGAGTGGGTCGACACTCTGCGTGACCGCGCGCAGGCCTCCTGA
- a CDS encoding MarR family winged helix-turn-helix transcriptional regulator encodes MTTDLGDDPLALDRQVCFALAVAARSVIGLYRPLLEPMGLTHPQYLVMLALWEREPRSVKDLSSTLQLESATLSPLLKRLEAAQYISRRRSADDERLLVVELTGTGRALRDDAEKIPYAVVERLGLPVAELERLHGSLTRVIGAATSPA; translated from the coding sequence ATGACGACAGACCTCGGTGACGATCCGCTGGCCCTCGACCGGCAGGTCTGCTTCGCTCTGGCCGTGGCCGCCCGCAGCGTCATCGGCCTGTACCGCCCGCTGCTCGAGCCGATGGGCCTGACCCACCCGCAGTACCTCGTCATGCTGGCGCTGTGGGAGCGCGAGCCGCGCTCCGTCAAAGACCTCAGCAGCACCCTGCAGCTCGAGTCCGCCACGCTGTCGCCGCTGCTCAAGCGGCTGGAGGCGGCCCAGTACATCTCGCGGCGGCGCAGCGCCGACGACGAACGGCTGCTGGTGGTCGAGCTGACCGGCACCGGCCGGGCGCTGCGCGACGACGCCGAGAAGATCCCCTACGCCGTCGTCGAGCGGCTCGGCCTGCCGGTGGCCGAGCTCGAGCGCCTGCACGGCTCGCTCACCCGGGTCATCGGCGCGGCGACGTCTCCGGCGTGA
- the sucC gene encoding ADP-forming succinate--CoA ligase subunit beta, translating to MDLMEYQAKELFAKHEVPVLPGSVVETAEDARAAAAEIGDQVVVKAQVKTGGRGKAGGVKLAETPDEAAEKAGAILGMDIKGHTVHRVLVTLASDIDQEYYVSFLLDRANRTYLAMASVEGGMEIEQLAVERPEALARVPVDAIEGVDAAKAAEIADAAGFGPDVRDQVVAILQQLWTVFTSEDATLVEVNPLVKTPDGKVVALDGKVSLDENAEFRHPEHAEFEDKAAADPLEARAKEKDLNYVKLSGEVGIIGNGAGLVMSTLDVVAYAGEEFGGVKPANFLDIGGGASAEVMANGLEIILSDDEVKAVFVNVFGGITACDAVANGIVHAFGLLESRGDQVTKPLVVRLDGNNAVEGRRILSEFAATAPAGLIEQVDTMDGAARRAAELAAAK from the coding sequence GTGGACCTGATGGAGTACCAGGCGAAGGAGCTCTTCGCCAAGCACGAGGTCCCGGTGCTGCCGGGCTCCGTGGTCGAGACGGCCGAGGACGCCCGCGCGGCGGCGGCCGAGATCGGCGACCAGGTGGTCGTCAAGGCGCAGGTGAAGACGGGCGGCCGCGGCAAGGCCGGTGGCGTCAAGCTGGCCGAGACGCCCGACGAGGCCGCCGAGAAGGCCGGGGCCATCCTCGGCATGGACATCAAGGGCCACACGGTCCACCGGGTGCTCGTCACCCTGGCCAGCGACATCGACCAGGAGTACTACGTCTCCTTCCTGCTCGACCGCGCCAACCGCACCTACCTGGCCATGGCCAGCGTCGAGGGCGGCATGGAGATCGAGCAGCTGGCGGTCGAGCGGCCCGAGGCGCTGGCCCGCGTCCCGGTCGACGCCATCGAGGGTGTCGACGCCGCGAAGGCGGCCGAGATCGCCGACGCCGCCGGGTTCGGCCCCGACGTCCGCGACCAGGTCGTCGCCATCCTGCAGCAGCTGTGGACGGTGTTCACCAGCGAGGACGCCACGCTGGTCGAGGTCAACCCGCTGGTGAAGACGCCCGACGGCAAGGTCGTCGCGCTCGACGGCAAGGTCAGCCTCGACGAGAACGCGGAGTTCCGGCACCCGGAGCACGCCGAGTTCGAGGACAAGGCCGCCGCCGACCCGCTCGAGGCGCGCGCCAAGGAGAAGGACCTCAACTACGTCAAGCTGTCCGGCGAGGTCGGCATCATCGGCAACGGCGCCGGGCTGGTCATGTCGACGCTCGACGTCGTCGCGTACGCGGGTGAGGAGTTCGGCGGCGTCAAGCCGGCCAACTTCCTCGACATCGGCGGCGGCGCGTCGGCCGAGGTCATGGCGAACGGGCTGGAGATCATCCTGTCCGACGACGAGGTCAAGGCCGTGTTCGTCAACGTGTTCGGCGGCATCACCGCCTGCGACGCCGTCGCGAACGGCATCGTGCACGCGTTCGGGCTGCTGGAGAGCCGCGGCGACCAGGTCACCAAGCCGCTGGTCGTCCGTCTCGACGGCAACAACGCGGTCGAGGGCCGGCGGATCCTGTCGGAGTTCGCCGCCACGGCGCCTGCGGGCCTGATCGAGCAGGTCGACACCATGGACGGCGCCGCGCGACGCGCGGCCGAGCTCGCGGCAGCGAAGTAG
- a CDS encoding M23 family metallopeptidase — MPHAVGSTDSSDGLNAIAQRPQEAGHPTEGGALDTLVAAEQSLAAETGEVAQEAHTRIVEQQRIEAAEEAARAERESKRWLLPVDDYRITAGFGAGGSMWSNRHTGLDFAAPTGTEVRSISSGEIIFAGYDGPYGNKIVVRHWDGTETWYCHLSRFVLRSGEVAPGEVIGRVGSTGNSTGPHLHLEVHPGGGDPVNPRSWLQEQGVDV; from the coding sequence ATGCCACACGCTGTCGGCTCGACCGACAGCTCGGACGGACTCAACGCCATCGCGCAGCGCCCCCAGGAAGCGGGTCACCCGACCGAGGGCGGCGCACTCGACACCCTGGTCGCCGCGGAGCAGTCGCTCGCGGCCGAGACCGGCGAGGTCGCGCAGGAAGCGCACACCCGCATCGTCGAGCAGCAGCGCATCGAGGCCGCCGAAGAGGCCGCCCGCGCCGAGCGCGAGTCCAAGCGCTGGCTGCTCCCGGTCGACGACTACCGCATCACCGCCGGCTTCGGCGCCGGTGGCTCCATGTGGTCCAACCGCCACACGGGCCTCGACTTCGCCGCCCCGACCGGCACCGAGGTCCGGAGCATCTCGTCGGGTGAGATCATCTTCGCCGGCTACGACGGCCCGTACGGCAACAAGATCGTCGTGCGCCACTGGGACGGCACCGAGACCTGGTACTGCCACCTCTCCCGCTTCGTCCTTCGCTCCGGCGAGGTCGCACCCGGCGAGGTCATCGGCCGCGTCGGCTCCACCGGCAACTCCACCGGGCCGCACCTGCACCTCGAGGTGCACCCCGGCGGCGGCGACCCGGTGAACCCCCGCTCCTGGCTCCAGGAGCAGGGCGTCGACGTCTGA